In Megalobrama amblycephala isolate DHTTF-2021 linkage group LG10, ASM1881202v1, whole genome shotgun sequence, one DNA window encodes the following:
- the pcnx2 gene encoding pecanex-like protein 2 isoform X1: MGSQVVQTLRQGVWASLTGGWYHDPDQNKFNNSCHLYLWMFLLMLPLSLHLALPPTTTTLSIYCTSVTVFFIVIKMVNYRLHLMFDQGDIVAQNSVPDISKGVDKKSNASDSCLPSLRKSSTVPDSVATSVLTKNRPSPVIQVTVKQTETDPGLIGECPKSEELKNIEGQSDAVCNEPSRPDAEERLTPEDVFSPNTDQSAPLLQGEQIPSAHRDKADDDLPPSPVNEEDTLEEKDKPPTDPNNNNTSLEITRDADDGERPEENYCSDEIAVVLVDNSSPSTHLDESDTVKIIITMSCDPQTAAELEESVKLSILESAQSHQGESDCPVKIPVITFDSPHELEEPSGDDEKEDTPVPGDNSVQEKSEHQDSLLAKEPISSDSAQECKEIESNEHEILILSPQLTNNSSSGIDVNSHPDENDPPELKLDADGFLQIPSAYMRCTQNGRTHARGLSIDSGRDAVLISHRAKDKLSTMTSSKSDLEAKEGQIPNESNFVEFVSLLESINNTRFGGGNEAEEEKEERNEQSMTAEKNSDVSESTGQQQERPNPPNSLATDTMKTIPGTLIPIVSPESPQTDKERDPDYDSLPSQTSQSESSMLQVICRPEATSKEEVYTFHTVHRERPRKLYNERALNLPLGAELITGNICDLLSTSSNSECQDGLVGGPSECPFQRRILPTRRLRPRRTHPEIFQEEDSLDESSETSTQEKPSRKLYYKLKVFPGKWVNILYDRLTLLALLDRNKDMTENMVAVFLAFLVAFLGFVLLNEGCFKDIWVFQFCLVIASCQYSLLKSVQPDAASPTHGHNQIVIYSRAAYFCMFCGLIWILEMVLRTPDLPVSTLYGITIVTSDTLQYVQDILVGFTYCFPVMFLLGLFPQINTFVIYFLEQIDMHFFGGTAATGLPSAVYCIVRSLIALSLLYGFCLGALKEPWDEQHIPALFSGFCALLVVLSYHLSRQSSDPSVLFSLIKSKLMPSLGHGEEEEEEEESIDPLPEKLKGSVKEILLSDLVICILASVLTFAITASTVFLSLRPFVSIVLYALAATVGFVTHYIIPQLRKHHPWLWISHPVLKSKEYSQFEPREDAHLMWFERLYVGLLSFEKYIVYPAIVLSALTNDGFALSHRKKLGIHCDVLLMTVAGMKLLRASFCNPSYQFLTLIFTIIFFEFDCSSASETFLLNFFLMSIIFNKLWDLLHKLHFILVYIAPWQIAWGSAFHAFAQPFAVPHSAMLLLQTLITTLFYTPLSPFLGSAIFITSYPRPVKFWERNYNTKRIDNSNSRLVSQVDKETGCDDNNLNSIFYEYLTRSLQHSLCGDLMLGRWGNYCAGDCFILASDYLNALVHLIEVGNGLVTFQLRGLEFRGTYCQQREVEAITEGVEEDDSCCCCEPGHLPHVLSCNAAFNLRWLAWEVTTTKYLLEGYSISENNAATMLQVYDLRKLLITYYLKSIIYYLVINPKLQIWIKDQSMQEALQSYTKWHHIEKDPAVFSMKIDEDYVHCLQGVTRASYCNIYLEWIQYCANKLEEPADSDEDSPLVTLCFALSVLGRRSLSTAAHNRSNSLESFLYGFNTLFKGDFRIAAKDEWVFADMDLLQTVVAPAVRMSLKLHQDHFTSLEETEEPAVLYEAITNYRTSLVICHESDPAWRKAVLSSRDTLLTLRHMVDEGADEYKIIMLYKRHLSFKVIKMNKECVRGLWAGQQQELVFLRNRNPERGSIQNSKQALRNMVNSSCDQPLGYPMFVSPLTTSYMGTHKQIRNIWGGPLSLDSIRTWLLSRWFRVRKDNLTSCNSGMNMEDVDCAGSSLSQNHNSATSQSLSLYHGRPRSSQSRHHGAHREYRSRSVQPQGQRPPVTSRSGPILDSQHGSASGGPGLVQRLSNSQLSFNTSSIASVFSQVPRLSTTGPLASAGGHHRSSQVSSSSSTLSLLFGKRSFSSGLVISGLSAAEGGNTSDTQSSSSVNIALGPSCRSSRATQQWTSEAYESIDATSTIATGPKVQSTDKSQDDSTSAFHEAPEQMTI; encoded by the exons ATGGGCTCTCAAGTTGTGCAAACGCTACGCCAAGGAGTCTGGGCTTCACTGACCGGTGGATGGTATCATGATCCAGACCAGAATAAATTCAACAATTCATGTCACCTGTATTTATGGATGTTTTTGCTTATGCTTCCATTATCTCTTCATTTG GCTCTTCCACCCACCACTACTACCCTCAGTATCTACTGCACCTCAGTGACAGTTTTCTTCATTGTCATTAAGATGGTAAATTACCGCCTCCATCTGATGTTTGATCAGGGCGACATTGTAGCCCAGAATAGTGTGCCTGACATCAGCAAAGGTGTAGACAAGAAAAGCAACGCATCTGATTCCTGTCTTCCATCTCTGAG GAAGAGCAGCACAGTTCCTGACAGTGTTGCCACATCAGTATTGACCAAAAACAGACCAAGTCCAGTGATACAGGTCACAGTGAAACAGACTGAAACAGACCCTGGACTGATTGGA GAGTGTCCAAAATCTGAGGAGCTGAAAAACATAGAGG GTCAGAGTGATGCTGTCTGTAATGAACCATCTAGGCCAGACGCGGAGGAGAGGCTCACCCCCGAGGATGTGTTCAGTCCCAACACTGACCAGTCCGCCCCACTCCTGCAGGGAGAGCAGATTCCTTCAGCCCACAGGGACAAAGCTGACGATGATCTACCGCCTTCCCCTGTGAATGAAGAAGACACTTTAGAGGAGAAAGACAAACCCCCCACCGACCCCAACAACAATAATACCTCTTTAGAAATCACACGAGATGCCGACGATGGAGAAAGACCTGAGGAGAACTATTGCTCGGATGAAATTGCTGTGGTGCTGGTTGACAACTCGAGTCCCTCGACTCACCTGGACGAGAGCGATACGGTGAAGATCATTATCACAATGAGCTGTGACCCACAAACAGCAGCAGAGCTGGAGGAGTCCGTAAAACTGAGCATCTTAGAGTCAGCTCAGTCCCACCAGGGAGAATCCGACTGTCCTGTCAAAATTCCTGTCATCACGTTTGATTCACCTCACGAACTGGAGGAACCCTCTGGCGATGACGAGAAAGAAGATACGCCGGTTCCAGGAGACAACTCGGTTCAGGAGAAGTCCGAGCATCAAGACAGTCTTCTTGCCAAAGAGCCAATCAGTTCTGACTCTGCTCAAGAATGCAAAGAAATAGAGAGCAATGAGCATGAGATACTGATCCTGAGCCCCCAACTGACCAATAACAGCTCTTCAGGCATTGATGTGAACTCCCATCCTGATGAAAACGACCCCCCTGAGCTTAAACTGGATGCTGATGGATTCTTGCAAATTCCATCAGCATATATGAGATGTACCCAGAATGGAAGAACACATGCTAGGGGACTCAGTATCGACAGTGGACGAGATGCTGTCCTCATTAGCCATAGAGCTAAAGATAAGCTCAGTACAATGACCTCCTCTAAATCTGACCTAGAAGCCAAGGAAGGACAGATACCCAATGAGTCCAACTTTGTTGAGTTTGTGTCTTTGCTGGAGTCTATCAACAACACCAGATTTGGGGGAGGAAATGAGGccgaggaggagaaggaagagaGAAATG AGCAAAGCATGACGGCGGAGAAGAACTCTGATGTGTCCGAATCCACAGGACAACAACAGGAGCGTCCAAATCCCCCAAACAGTCTGGCTACAGATACAATGAAAACTATTCCAGGGACTCTCATTCCTATTGTCTCACCGGAAAG TCCACAGACAGATAAGGAGAGGGACCCTGATTATGATTCTCTGCCCTCACAAACATCCCAGTCAGAGAGCTCCATGCTTCAGGTCATTTGCAGACCAGAGGCTACATCCAAAGAGGAGGTTTACACTTTTCACACTGTTCACA GAGAGAGACCTCGGAAACTGTACAATGAAAGAGCTCTAAACTTGCCCCTTGGTGCCGAGCTCATCACCGGAAACATATG tgatctACTCTCCACATCCTCTAACTCTGAGTGCCAGGACGGGTTGGTGGGAGGACCCTCTGAATGCCCATTCCAGCGACGCATCCTTCCAACTCGCCGACTCCGACCCAGGAGAACCCATCCGGAAATATTCCAG GAGGAGGACTCTTTAGACGAATCATCTGAGACATCAACCCAAGAGAAACCCTCAAGAAAGCTGTACTACAAACTAAAGGTTTTTCCTGGGAAATGGGTGAACATATTGTATGATCGGCTAACCTTGTTGGcattattagacag GAACAAGGATATGACCGAGAACATGGTGGCTGTATTCTTAGCTTTCTTGGTGGCTTTTCTGGGGTTTGTGCTTCTGAATGAGGGCTGCTTCAAAGACATCTGGGTCTTCCAGTTCTGCCTGGTCATTGCTAGCTGTCAGTATTCCTTATTGAAG AGTGTTCAGCCAGATGCAGCTTCACCTACTCAT GGCCATAATCAAATTGTCATCTACAGTCGTGCTGCATATTTCTGTATGTTCTGTGGCCTTATTTGGATTTTGGAGATGGTGTTGAGAACACCAGACCTCCCCGTGTCCACCCTCTATGGCATCACAATAGTAACGTCAGACACCCTTCAGTACGTGCAAGACATTTTAGTCG GGTTTACATACTGCTTTCCGGTAATGTTTCTTCTGGGCCTCTTTCCGCAAATCAACACCTTTGTTATATACTTTTTAGAACAAATCGACATGCACTTTTTTGGAGGTACAG CTGCAACTGGACTCCCATCTGCAGTGTACTGCATAGTACGAAGTCTTATAGCACTATCTTTACTCTACGGATTCTGTCTTGGCGCTTTGAAG GAGCCTTGGGATGAACAGCACATTCCAGCACTTTTCTCTGGTTTCTGTGCCCTGCTAGTGGTCCTGTCCTATCATCTTAGTCGACAAAGCAGTGATCCATCTGTGTTATT CTCATTGATAAAATCCAAGCTGATGCCATCACTTGGACATggtgaagaggaggaggaggaggaggagagcaTAGACCCTCTTCCTGAGAAACTCAAAGGTTCAGTG AAAGAGATTTTACTGTCAGATCTGGTTATCTGTATTCTCGCCTCAGTTTTGACCTTTGCAATTACTGCCAGCACGGTTTTCCTGTCTCTAAGG ccaTTTGTGTCCATAGTGCTGTATGCATTAGCAGCCACTGTGGGCTTTGTCACCCACTATATCATCCCTCAGTTACGGAAACACCATCCCTGGCTGTGGATCTCTCATCCTGTGCTGAAGAGTAAGGAATACTCACAGTTTGAACCCCGAG AGGATGCTCACTTGATGTGGTTCGAGCGTCTCTATGTGGGGCTGTTGAGTTTTGAGAAGTATATCGTCTATCCAGCCATTGTCCTGAGTGCACTTACCAATGATGGCTTCGCCCTCAGCCATCGTAAGAAACTAGGAATACA CTGTGATGTCTTGTTGATGACAGTTGCTGGGATGAAGCTTCTTCGTGCCTCCTTCTGCAATCCCAGCTACCAGTTCCTCACGCTCATCTTCACCATCATCTTCTTTGAGTTTGACTGCAGCAGTGCCTCTGAAACATTCCTGCTCAACTTCTTCCTCATGTCCATCATCTTCAACAAG CTTTGGGATCTTCTCCACAAGTTGCACTTCATTCTGGTGTATATCGCCCCCTGGCAGATAGCATGGGGTAGTGCGTTTCATGCATTTGCACAACCCTTTGCTGTACCTCAT TCTgccatgctgctgctgcagacgTTAATCACAACGCTCTTCTACACGCCACTCAGCCCCTTCCTCGGAAGCGCTATTTTTATCACCTCTTATCCACGGCCTGTAAAGTTCTGGGAGAGGAACTACAA CACCAAACGAATTGACAACTCCAACAGCCGACTGGTGTCTCAGGTTGACAAAGAGACTG GCTGTGATGACAACAACCTCAACTCAATTTTCTATGAGTACCTGACGCGCTCCTTGCAGCATTCTTTATGTGGGGACCTGATGTTGGGCCGTTGGGGGAATTACTGCGCTGGAGATTGCTTCATCCTGGCTTCTGACTACCTTAACGCACTTGTTCACCTCATTGAGGTTGGCAACGGTCTGGTCACCTTCCAGCTACGAGGCCTGGAGTTCAGGG GTACTTACTGTCAGCAGCGGGAGGTGGAGGCCATCACTGAAGGTGTGGAGGAGGATGATTCTTGCTGCTGCTGTGAGCCGGGTCATTTGCCCCATGTGCTGTCCTGCAATGCTGCTTTCAATCTACGGTGGCTGGCCTGGGAGGTGACCACTACTAAGTATCTGCTGGAGGGCTACAGCATCAGCGAAAACAACGCTGCCACCATGCTGCAAGTTTATGACTTGCGCAAGCTGCTCATCACTTACTACCTTAAG AGTATCATCTACTACCTGGTGATCAACCCCAAGCTGCAGATATGGATTAAAGACCAGTCCATGCAGGAAGCCCTGCAGTCTTACACTAAATGGCATCACATTGAGAAGGATCCGGCTGTGTTCAGCATGAAGATTGACGAAGACTATGTCCACTGTCTGCAGGGGGTCACCAGAGCCAGCTACTGTAACATCTACCTGGAGTGGATTCAATACTGTGCCAACAAACTGGAGGAG CCAGCGGACAGCGATGAAGATTCTCCCTTGGTTACTCTGTGTTTCGCTCTATCTGTGCTTGGACGGAGatccctcagcacagcagcacataACAGATCCAACAG TCTGGAATCATTCCTCTATGGCTTCAACACGCTGTTCAAAGGTGACTTCCGCATTGCCGCTAAGGATGAATGGGTCTTTGCTGACATGGACCTGCTGCAGACGGTTGTGGCCCCAGCCGTGAGAATGAGTCTGAAACTCCACCAG GACCACTTCACAAGCCTGGAGGAGACCGAGGAGCCTGCCGTGCTTTACGAAGCCATAACCAATTACAGAACCAGTCTAGTGATATGTCATGAGAGCGACCCCGCCTGGCGAAAAGCAGTACTGTCCAGCCGAGACACACTTCTCACGCTTCGTCACATGGTGGATGAAGGAGCAGACGAGTACAAGATAATCATGCTCTACAAACGACATCTCAGCTTTAAAGTTATAAAG ATGAATAAAGAGTGTGTGCGAGGGCTGTGGGCAGGTCAGCAGCAGGAGCTCGTCTTCCTCCGTAACCGCAATCCTGAACGCGGAAGCATCCAGAACTCAAAGCAGGCGTTGCGAAACATGGTGAACTCCTCCTGTGACCAGCCCCTGGGTTACCCCATGTTTGTGTCCCCACTCACCACCTCCTATATGGGAACTCACAAGCAGATCAGGAACATATGGGGCGGTCCTCTCAGTTTGGACAGCATTCGCACTTGGCTGCTCTCCAGGTGGTTTCG GGTGAGGAAAGATAACCTTACCAGCTGCAACAGTGGCATGAACATGGAGGATGTGGATTGTGCTGGTTCCTCCTTAAGTCAAAATCATAACTCCGCCACATCCCAGAGCCTAAGCTTGTATCACGGCCGTCCTCGCAGCTCCCAGTCGAGACACCACGGAG CTCACCGGGAGTATCGCAGTCGCTCAGTGCAACCTCAGGGCCAGCGGCCCCCCGTCACCAGCCGATCGGGCCCCATCCTGGACAGCCAGCACGGCTCAGCCTCTGGAGGCCCTGGGCTAGTGCAGCGCCTGTCCAACAGCCAGCTGTCCTTCAACACTTCCTCCATTGCCTCCGTCTTTTCCCAGGTGCCTCGTTTGTCCACAACAGGGCCTCTGGCTTCTGCCGGAGGTCACCATCGCTCCAGCCAGGTGTCTTCCTCCAGCTCCACGCTGAGCCTGCTCTTTGGCAAACGCAGCTTCTCCAGCGGTTTGGTCATCTCGGGCCTCTCTGCAGCTGAGGGGGGAAACACCAGCGATACGCAGTCCTCAAGCTCTGTCAACATCGCCTTGGGCCCATCCTGTCGCTCCAGTCGTGCAACACAG